One segment of Glandiceps talaboti chromosome 21, keGlaTala1.1, whole genome shotgun sequence DNA contains the following:
- the LOC144451206 gene encoding heme-binding protein 2-like, which yields MARHVIVLLATCLAIANGVSVFELEREREPSFCNGLDCPRFTVLSKTKVYEERSYEASKWTSTLVTGTDYRSSVSEGFMKLFQYISGNNEARIKVAMTAPVITKVEPGQGPACASNFTISFMVPFADQDNPPKPSDPTVFLSELPALKAYTRSFGGFASFNDFVTAAHEMDSALNGTSGYTTDYYYTAGYDSPYKLFDRHNEVWFIEV from the exons ATGGCTCGTCACGTGATTGTACTCTTAGCAACCTGTCTTGCAATAGCCAATGGAGTGTCAGTATTTGAACTTGAACGTGAACGTGAACCGTCGTTTTGTAATGGGTTAGATTGTCCAAGGTTTACAGTTCTGTCAAAAACAAAG GTCTATGAGGAAAGATCGTATGAAGCCAGTAAATGGACAAGTACCCTGGTGACAGGCACTGACTATCGGAGTTCCGTTTCTGAAGGATTCATGAAATTATTCCAGTACATCAGCGGCAACAACGAAGCAA GAATAAAAGTTGCCATGACTGCACCTGTCATAACCAAAGTGGAACCGGGCCAAGGACCAGCTTGTGCTAGTAATTTCACTATCTCATTTATGGTACCATTTGCTGATCAAGACAATCCCCCAAAACCTTCAGATCCGACTGTCTTCCTGTCTGAATTACCTGCACTGAAGGCTTATACAAG ATCATTTGGAGGGTTTGCATCCTTCAACGACTTCGTTACAGCAGCCCATGAGATGGATTCAGCACTGAACGGTACAAGTGGATATACGACAGACTACTACTACACTGCCGGCTACGACAGTCCATACAAACTATTTGATAGACATAACGAAGTGTGGTTTATCGAAGTATAA
- the LOC144451205 gene encoding neuronal acetylcholine receptor subunit alpha-9-like, translated as MEKHQLIGTATSLTQFVVLALAVCRFAVGQSYEKQIVTDTFADYDTGLRPVKQDDTVTEVTIDVALLHIVQMENKKQVLNALIEQVMFWTDDYIQWNASDYGGVDKIVVPANQIWTPDIQIYNSVDDAITDSSDKIRAVIRSNGTVTLSWRPMFVEVACRVSVRSFPFDTQICELVYGSWTYDNDQLDLLPRQRHLDPSSFQAVGEWIMTNSSIIANTLVGRDGQTYKIVQVAFALDRKSSLYATCYVFPCFLISSMMLLSFLIPYQYGVQKISMGITLFLTGMVYLQSIIKVLPATTRAPILLGQYYISMLSILSGGILANIISLTLANMGARGKRQVPNWLRKILFLECKHPKECMKDKVIVMGTLDNSASSETIGLGRREIDQPNMQGIAKSTSTGNSTLMNIEGAVHDIRDSIRHHTKSIKMMNNADHDWKRVAKTFDRMCFFGLIIIIAVVFSLLKMWATDWTMEYTDMSNHAWALVG; from the exons ATGGAAAAGCATCAGTTGATTGGAACAGCTACATCTCTCACACAGTTCGTGGTATTGGCTTTGGCAGTCTGTAGATTTG CTGTGGGCCAGTCGTATGAAAAGCAAATCGTGACAGATACCTTTGCAGACTATGATACAGGTCTACGACCTGTCAAGCAAGATGACACAGTAACGGAGGTTACCATTGATGTTGCCCTTCTACACATTGTTCAAATG GAGAACAAGAAACAAGTTTTGAACGCTTTAATTGAGCAAGTCATG TTTTGGACGGATGACTATATACAATGGAACGCGTCTGATTATGGTGGAGTTGATAAAATTGTAGTTCCAGCCAATCAAATATGGACCCcagatatacagatatacaacAG TGTCGACGATGCTATAACGGACAGTTCTGACAAGATTCGAGCCGTTATCCGATCCAATGGTACTGTAACGTTGTCATGGCGACCCATGTTTGTTGAAGTAGCATGTCGTGTTTCAGTTCGCTCCTTCCCGTTTGACACACAG ATTTGTGAGTTGGTTTATGGATCGTGGACGTATGACAATGATCAACTTGACTTGTTGCCAAGACAACGACACTTAGACCCATCATCGTTTCAGGCCGTTGGTGAATGGATTATGACGAACAGTTCTATAATAGCAAACACTTTAGTCGGTAGAGATG GTCAAACATACAAAATCGTCCAAGTGGCATTCGCATTGGATCGCAAGAGCTCCCTATATGCTACATGTTATGTTTTCCCGTGCTTTCTAATTTCCTCGATGATGCTGTTGAGTTTTCTGATTCCGTACCAATATGGCGTCCAGAAGATCAGTATGGGTATCACCTTATTTCTGACCGGTATGGTCTACCTGCAATCCATCATCAAAGTTCTGCCAGCCACGACTCGGGCACCGATTCTCCTCG GTCAGTACTATATCTCCATGTTATCAATTCTGTCGGGTGGCATTCTTGCTAACATAATATCTTTGACACTGGCCAACATGGGAGCTCGTGGGAAAAGACAG gttcccaattgGCTGCGGAAGATTTTGTTTCTTGAATGTAAGCACCCGAAAGAGTGTATGAAGGACAAAGTGATAGTGATGGGGACATTGGACAACAGTGCCAGTTCTGAAACCATCGGGTTGGGAAGAAGAGAGATAGATCAGCCCAACATGCAAGGAATTGCCAAATCTACTAGTACTGGCAATAGTACTCTGATgaacatagagggcgctgttcacgACATCAGAGACTCCATACGTCATCACACGAAATCTATCAAAATGATGAATAATGCGGACCATGATTGGAAGAGAGTTGCTAAAACGTTTGATAGGATGTGTTTTTTTggtttaattattattatagctGTTGTGTTCAGTCTGTTGAAAATGTGGGCCACTGATTGGACGATGGAGTACACAGATATGAGCAACCATGCATGGGCCCTTGTTGGCTAG
- the LOC144451097 gene encoding heme-binding protein 2-like, with translation MFNAVKNFFFSQIETPEFTVIEKNEELEYELREYSAAKWTSTTVEGASYDKAGTTSFWRLFKYIQGNNETGQKIAMTAPVTACVKHGAGPNCESSFTFSFYVPKEHHDNAPTPKAEEVFQTEHSKRKVFVRSFSGFAKEEQWLTQARKLAEALGDRDDIHKDFFYTAGYDSPFKLMNRHNEVWIMVKDNEE, from the exons ATGTTCAACGCAGTCAAAAATTTCTTTTTCTCGCAAATTGAAACTCCAGAATTCACAGTAATTGAAAAGAATGAG GAACTTGAGTATGAATTACGAGAATATTCTGCAGCAAAGTGGACAAGTACAACTGTAGAGGGCGCTAGTTATGATAAAGCTGGCACTACATCATTCTGGAGATTGTTCAAGTACATTCAGGGAAACAATGAAACAG GTCAGAAAATAGCCATGACAGCCCCAGTCACTGCATGTGTTAAACATGGCGCAGGACCAAATTGTGAAAGTTCGTTCACCTTTTCATTTTATGTGCCTAAAGaacatcatgacaatgcaccTACACCAAAAGCAGAAGAAGtgttccagactgaacactccAAAAGAAAAGTGTTTGTAAG ATCATTCAGTGGATTTGCCAAGGAAGAGCAGTGGCTGACACAAGCCAGAAAGTTGGCTGAAGCACTAGGTGATAGAGATGACATCCACAAAGACTTTTTCTATACTGCAGGCTATGACAGTCCATTTAAACTAATGAACCGACATAACGAAGTGTGGATTATGGTCAAAGACAATGAAGAATAA